Part of the Augochlora pura isolate Apur16 chromosome 10, APUR_v2.2.1, whole genome shotgun sequence genome, ACAAAGGTTCCAAGTCACAATCAAATCGCCAGGGTATATTTTAGCCGACGCGGATAATGTCACTTGGACTATTTGTGCCAAGTAATTATCACAATTACGCTTGATTTTACTACCATTATCTACCGAGACATTTTAGCTACCGAGAACCCTTTGATGGGCTTCTTCATTTGTTAACTTTATCATGTATCTTATAGttgttactttttaaatggaactaaaataaatcaacTGAAGCTGAACATTGCCCCACAGATACAGTTACGGTAAACCTGTTAAAGGTACATTGCGATTGAAATCGATCTCACAAGTACCAAATTGGAGGGGGGTAGTAAAACTGCTGGAAATAGATTACGAGACCAAGGTGAAAATTTCACTGTTTTCGTCGAACTATAAGTTTGTTGTTGCCGAAGAaacatctaaataaatttagttttaatgAACACACGTTTTAGGTGGTCTCTCCGGACGGATGCACCGATTTCGTAGTGTCTGGATCAGATCTCGGGCTAGATTGTTGGCAGATGACTCCCGACAGCATCGTAGTGATCGCGAATTTCACAGAAGCTGGAACAGGCGTAGTCGAATCTACCATTAGTCAGACAATGGTCGTGAATCAGGCCTTGAAACTGGAATTCCTGCCGCACACACCAAAGTACTTTAAACAGGGCTTGCCTTATCATGGAAAGGTATCCTCcttgcaatatattttacctATAAATTCGCAAGAAACTAtagaaataactaaaataatgaaagcTTAAGAAATTGATCAAGTGGCTGAAGTATCCTCTTTAATCCACTTGCGTTTCCTTATTAGCTACGAGTTCTACGACAAGATAATACTCCGGCTCCGAACGAGAAGATTCAACTTTGCTTACAAGTTCTAGAAAAAGGGGAATTACGAGGAGAAATGGTGGAATGTCGTAATTTCAGATCAGCTGTCGACGGTTTCATCGACTTTGTCGTTCCTCCACgccagaaaaatattgttgaattgaaatttattgccACCGGTGTCGACTATCCCACGAAATACTACTCGCCGGATAAACGGTGGTGGGtgagtataaattaaatacttaaatacaTAATCATTAGATTGcgaaacaaaatgtttttcgtcaattatataaaacagaaattggatgaaaatgtatttattttttgaatcatGTTAATACTGTGATATTAAtgcaatagtatttttaaatcctTCTTGTGTCTTCACTGGTCTATGTTTTGTTTAtccatttttcttataaatgcataaaatccacagtccaATAATCACATTTAACGAAATGATGTCCTAGCGACCAGGGCACGATTAAAAAGTAGCGTTTATCGTATTTCTTTCACAAACTGATACATCGGATAATTGTCTGTTAGGTGTTCATGGATCAACCTTTAGCGCGCATCGTCGTACCCGATTGGTATTCACCATCCGACAGCTACTTGGGAATAGCGCGAGGAAATCAGCCTATTGTATGCGGCGAGAAATATTCATTCAACGTGATGTACACCATCCCGGCTAACAGTCATATCAACGAAtcgatttcatttcattgTTCGATCAATTCGAAGGGAGGTCTTTTGATACACGGCCATGTGAAACACAAGCCCACCAAAGATaccatattaaattattcagagTTTCGTAATCTACTGGGCGCTGGTAATTCCTCGGCGAACAAAACAGAGCAAAGCACAGTCGTGCATAGGTATATTAAAGTCTCCGATTAGCTGATatgataaatcattttaaccgctaaattttttatcgaatttatataattcactTTTCCCATAACTAGATTCCCGTTGAGCGTAAAAGTTACCCCGGGCATGGCTCCAGTTTCGGAATTATTGCTCTATTATGTCCGAGCCGATGGAGAAGTTGTTGCGGCCACATACACAATCAAGGTTGGCCACTGTTTCGAAAACAAGGTGAAGAGTGCCTGGCACACAAGCGTTCAGATACCGGGAGCCACGACTCAGTACCACGTGGAGGCTGCACCCTGGTCGTTCTGCAGCATTTCCGCTGTCGACAAATCGACTCGCTTTATGGCTGGCTCAAAGAAGAATCTGATGGAGATCGGCCAGACGTTCGACGAGTTAAAACAGTTCCATTCAATGTCGATTCGTTCGTTGCCACGCCGACTATTCTGTAAACGTACGTTTCTAGCGGGAACTAATTTGCATAGATGTAAACACTGAATGATGACATTATGCTACAGCAAATGTTACAGTAACAATGACAACACAAGTCAATACATCAATGGATGAAATTGATCACCTGCCTAGTCCTGCGATTAAATTAGCTGGCTCGAGATTCGAAGCGATGCGATGGAGACACTTGACAACCACCCCTGTAGACGTCTCCTACTTGGATGCCATGCAGGCTTTCATTGTAAGATACTTTAATTACCGTGAATATGGACATATTAATCATAGgtttttcaaataaacttGAAAAGTGCTATAAactcaaataataaatatccacTTTTGCCGAATTATTTAACGGCGAAAGTTTATctaaatcttaaaaaattatgtcgGTACGGATCAAAGTACACAATTTCCATCTGCTCTATAGGATTTTGGAGTAGTTACTATGAGCGATTTAGTGTTGACATCGCGACCATGCGTACACCATGAGACATACGCAGACTTGTCGACAGGAAGAACTATACACAAGAATTCAGCAGGATTAggtaaatatactatacatcaagtcgtttgttatatttttggagttcgaaaaaattgtttgcatatGGCTCTGTTTTCAGACATAGTCAAAATAATGCAACCTACCGCTGTTCCTTTGATAAACTACAGAACCCTCGATGCAGCAGGTGCTGTTGAAGTAGATTATGTCGACCACTTGGCTGATCGAACTGCCACATTGAGGTCGTATTTTCCTGAAACATGGTTGTGGGAACTTGTACCTGCCGGGTATTGTTCAtctcatttaaaattattgtctttttaaattcgattcaACAACATTACTCAATTGCATCCGCTTTCGTAGGAAGGAAGGTAAGGTTACGATAGAACGCACTCTTCCGCACACCATCACCGATTGGATGGGTTACACAACATGCATCTCGCCCATACACGGCCTCGGGATAGCACCACCGACTACCATAACGGCATTCCAACCATTTTTCCTCGATTACACCCTGCCGTATAGTGTAAAACGAGGAGAAATGTTGCACATGAAGGTGTCACTCTTCAATTACATGCAACATCGGCTACCAGTAAGTCCGATCAAGCACAATAGAATCAATGTTGAActtattttacgaaaataattgttgaacgTATAAAATCATGTAAAATTGCATAggtcaaaattaaattggaagAGGCAACAGGACTTGACCTACATTTATCGCATCCTACCGCTTCGTTTTGCGTGAGTCCGCGGGAAAGTGTTGTTCACGAGTTCATCCTAAGGCCTCGAGTTCTAGGAGAAGTCAATATCACAGTGTCCGCGTCAGTGGATCCTGATTTCGCAGAACCATGTGGACCGGAAACCTTGGTCTTCACACGGTAACTGTTCTCATCACTTTAGTTACCGGACACctattgataaaattgttttgcataataataataattaatctgcGGATacttatgcagaataaaagtTTCCGCCTTTATCTTAAAAAACAAGATTCActttaccattattattacaatattcgtTTTTATCTTTAAGAGACGCCATTGTGAAGCCAATTCTCGTTCTACCGGAGGGTTACCCTGTGGAAGAGACAAAGTCGACGTTCATTTGTCCAAAGGAGTTCAGTGATGATTCCATGGTTGTATGGGATTTAATATTACCGAAGGACGTTGTGCCAAACAGCGGCAGAGCATACGTGAGTTTGATAGGGGACATTTTAGGACCAGCTCTCGAAAATTTGGACAAGCTCGTACAGCTGCCGATGGGCTGTGGCGAACAGAATATGGTACTCTTCGTCCCGAATATTCATGTGATCAAATATCTGGGGGCTATTGGTATTGAGAACTCAACGCTTCGAGCGAGAGCTATTAAGAACATGGAGAAAGGTAAAAATTGATGTTATAAAGCtctagttattattaaaaattagctaTTGTTAAGTGCAAATCTTTGACGTATGACAAAGGATATCAGCGAGAGTTGAACTATAGACATCCGGATGGCTCATATTCTGCGTTCGGAGCGCAAAGTTCGGAAGATGAAGGATCCATATGGTTAACGGCGTTTGTTTTGAAATCGTTCGCTCAAGCTCGAGGTCTGATTCACATCGATGAGCATGACCTGTCGTTATCTGCTCGATGGATCTTTATGAAGCAACTGGAGAACGGTTGTTTCCCCGTGGTGGGCAGAGTCTTCCACAAAGCGATGAAGGTGCGTCCATACGaaacttcaaattattaacaaaaatttaaactaATGTATGCTTCTATCGCAGGGTGGTCTCGAGGATGACAGTTCATCAACAGCGCTAACCGcctacattttaatttctttcatcgaATCTGGATTATTCTCGCAATGGACGACCCCCCACAAGGCCGTGGATTGTATTAGGTTGGGTTTGCAAAAACACAACGAGAATTTATATACCTTTGCCCTCGCTACATATGCTTTCACCCTGCTGGGACCTACGCCAGAAATTTACTGGATGGTGTCATTGCTGATGAATCGTGCCACGCGACACAATGTACGAACAGATACGTTGTACATCACAGTTTCCCTTCAAAAGCAGTTTATCCTTAACCCTCGGATGGCTGAACTTGGGTTTATTTTGACCCAGGGTTACaagtaaaagaaaagtaatatcGTCAAAAGTGTCTGCCTTGCGAGGGTTAAAAAGGACTGCAAACGAGAACAGACtgagaaatcattttatacatGGTGCTCTACGATTGGTAGCTATATTGCTAAGTAGACAAAAATTCCGTATGCTAAAAATAACTCGTATTTTGTAGGATCTCCTTTGGTGGGAGGACAAATCAAAACCTTCTTTAAGCCTAAGCATTGAAATAACGGCGTACGCGGTGCTCACGTTGATCAAATTAGGTGGAGAAGTGAACATGGTACATGCTTTAAAGGCTATTCGTTGGATGTCAAAGCAACGAAACGCCGAGGGTGGATTTTCGTCCACGCAAGACACTATCCTCGCTCTGGAGGCTCTAACAAAATTTCCCGTGGCAATGAACAACAACAATACCGATCTCTCGGTCCTAGTGACAGCATCGGAAGTGGACCACGTCTACAGAATGCATAACGACAATCGCATGGTCCTCACGCAAATCCAACTACCCATTTTGCCGACCATCGTTGAAGTCTTTGCGGAAGGCGAGGGCTGCGTGTTAGTACAGGTGAGAGGAAGATTTCAATCACTTCCAGCTCCAATAAGCAGTTTCATAGAAaaggtattaattttttattatttgatt contains:
- the LOC144476483 gene encoding alpha-2-macroglobulin-like protein 1 isoform X1; its protein translation is MMEKHVFSVLVCLVAFLHPSKEAVDRGYVFTMPQVLLAGEVERGCLSLHNLEPPAVIRLDLLSPSMELMSSTSSILLSGAETCLELVVPSTEHTTAYLRLQIRIDHLNYVVDAEEKCYIEHDSLLTFVETDKAVYKPGQDVNIRIVMLKHDLKIWKESIPKVWIENPSEIRVAQWTNVNTENGMAQLLFPLSSEQSSGTWKIKVEKKRSHPLLLHTATFEVTKYVLQRFQVTIKSPGYILADADNVTWTICAKYSYGKPVKGTLRLKSISQVPNWRGVVKLLEIDYETKVVSPDGCTDFVVSGSDLGLDCWQMTPDSIVVIANFTEAGTGVVESTISQTMVVNQALKLEFLPHTPKYFKQGLPYHGKLRVLRQDNTPAPNEKIQLCLQVLEKGELRGEMVECRNFRSAVDGFIDFVVPPRQKNIVELKFIATGVDYPTKYYSPDKRWWVFMDQPLARIVVPDWYSPSDSYLGIARGNQPIVCGEKYSFNVMYTIPANSHINESISFHCSINSKGGLLIHGHVKHKPTKDTILNYSEFRNLLGAGNSSANKTEQSTVVHRFPLSVKVTPGMAPVSELLLYYVRADGEVVAATYTIKVGHCFENKVKSAWHTSVQIPGATTQYHVEAAPWSFCSISAVDKSTRFMAGSKKNLMEIGQTFDELKQFHSMSIRSLPRRLFCKPNVTVTMTTQVNTSMDEIDHLPSPAIKLAGSRFEAMRWRHLTTTPVDVSYLDAMQAFIDFGVVTMSDLVLTSRPCVHHETYADLSTGRTIHKNSAGLDIVKIMQPTAVPLINYRTLDAAGAVEVDYVDHLADRTATLRSYFPETWLWELVPAGKEGKVTIERTLPHTITDWMGYTTCISPIHGLGIAPPTTITAFQPFFLDYTLPYSVKRGEMLHMKVSLFNYMQHRLPVKIKLEEATGLDLHLSHPTASFCVSPRESVVHEFILRPRVLGEVNITVSASVDPDFAEPCGPETLVFTRDAIVKPILVLPEGYPVEETKSTFICPKEFSDDSMVVWDLILPKDVVPNSGRAYVSLIGDILGPALENLDKLVQLPMGCGEQNMVLFVPNIHVIKYLGAIGIENSTLRARAIKNMEKGYQRELNYRHPDGSYSAFGAQSSEDEGSIWLTAFVLKSFAQARGLIHIDEHDLSLSARWIFMKQLENGCFPVVGRVFHKAMKGGLEDDSSSTALTAYILISFIESGLFSQWTTPHKAVDCIRLGLQKHNENLYTFALATYAFTLLGPTPEIYWMVSLLMNRATRHNDLLWWEDKSKPSLSLSIEITAYAVLTLIKLGGEVNMVHALKAIRWMSKQRNAEGGFSSTQDTILALEALTKFPVAMNNNNTDLSVLVTASEVDHVYRMHNDNRMVLTQIQLPILPTIVEVFAEGEGCVLVQSNIKYNVAHTTGSDAFDLSVMAHSGVLENECSVQKITICARYKIADRESNMAVAEVGMISGYAPDRTSLYSLLGKPSSKVKRFEEDRDVVSIYFDKLTDQETCISFMVMRETVVDSLEPANVKLYDYYQPELTVSNRYNFAPTCSSADPVEKNDNFTVVQLFAENLDDMLLLTGENFKDKSVEKSAKNLATEDANNRSKMINRISEADRKSTSSRGPNLLNILHDDVVNREEKLRDNIDKESIAGVRPMTDNVPFVEKSDPKIGEDTIDITRVRTTNDNTIFNPSNIPQVESGSGLTPDELDRSHTFNFDNIDLNTGIFSNIENPSTVSVKEIEDLEVPGNPSFVVVSHELETPEGVEGPIPVYTKSDAIDYKTETTSSKNILVHPSLTPPAESVDISQEDLDDNQTIYTTNSDMHVTSLTKDNQACPTCIEKLPTNISDVYCSANAAVKVAIRRLRKARLLIDLNASREVQRLRATVKFTLDPSCSCSLIDSPGTFALIINKENDFVGSHHSSGDHRQTLDNTFNIYGLPIETGVPPEIAEARRSSCSNLEKNQPAGD
- the LOC144476483 gene encoding murinoglobulin-1 isoform X2, coding for MMEKHVFSVLVCLVAFLHPSKEAVDRGYVFTMPQVLLAGEVERGCLSLHNLEPPAVIRLDLLSPSMELMSSTSSILLSGAETCLELVVPSTEHTTAYLRLQIRIDHLNYVVDAEEKCYIEHDSLLTFVETDKAVYKPGQDVNIRIVMLKHDLKIWKESIPKVWIENPSEIRVAQWTNVNTENGMAQLLFPLSSEQSSGTWKIKVEKKRSHPLLLHTATFEVTKYVLQRFQVTIKSPGYILADADNVTWTICAKYSYGKPVKGTLRLKSISQVPNWRGVVKLLEIDYETKVVSPDGCTDFVVSGSDLGLDCWQMTPDSIVVIANFTEAGTGVVESTISQTMVVNQALKLEFLPHTPKYFKQGLPYHGKLRVLRQDNTPAPNEKIQLCLQVLEKGELRGEMVECRNFRSAVDGFIDFVVPPRQKNIVELKFIATGVDYPTKYYSPDKRWWVFMDQPLARIVVPDWYSPSDSYLGIARGNQPIVCGEKYSFNVMYTIPANSHINESISFHCSINSKGGLLIHGHVKHKPTKDTILNYSEFRNLLGAGNSSANKTEQSTVVHRFPLSVKVTPGMAPVSELLLYYVRADGEVVAATYTIKVGHCFENKVKSAWHTSVQIPGATTQYHVEAAPWSFCSISAVDKSTRFMAGSKKNLMEIGQTFDELKQFHSMSIRSLPRRLFCKLTMTTQVNTSMDEIDHLPSPAIKLAGSRFEAMRWRHLTTTPVDVSYLDAMQAFIDFGVVTMSDLVLTSRPCVHHETYADLSTGRTIHKNSAGLDIVKIMQPTAVPLINYRTLDAAGAVEVDYVDHLADRTATLRSYFPETWLWELVPAGKEGKVTIERTLPHTITDWMGYTTCISPIHGLGIAPPTTITAFQPFFLDYTLPYSVKRGEMLHMKVSLFNYMQHRLPVKIKLEEATGLDLHLSHPTASFCVSPRESVVHEFILRPRVLGEVNITVSASVDPDFAEPCGPETLVFTRDAIVKPILVLPEGYPVEETKSTFICPKEFSDDSMVVWDLILPKDVVPNSGRAYVSLIGDILGPALENLDKLVQLPMGCGEQNMVLFVPNIHVIKYLGAIGIENSTLRARAIKNMEKGYQRELNYRHPDGSYSAFGAQSSEDEGSIWLTAFVLKSFAQARGLIHIDEHDLSLSARWIFMKQLENGCFPVVGRVFHKAMKGGLEDDSSSTALTAYILISFIESGLFSQWTTPHKAVDCIRLGLQKHNENLYTFALATYAFTLLGPTPEIYWMVSLLMNRATRHNDLLWWEDKSKPSLSLSIEITAYAVLTLIKLGGEVNMVHALKAIRWMSKQRNAEGGFSSTQDTILALEALTKFPVAMNNNNTDLSVLVTASEVDHVYRMHNDNRMVLTQIQLPILPTIVEVFAEGEGCVLVQSNIKYNVAHTTGSDAFDLSVMAHSGVLENECSVQKITICARYKIADRESNMAVAEVGMISGYAPDRTSLYSLLGKPSSKVKRFEEDRDVVSIYFDKLTDQETCISFMVMRETVVDSLEPANVKLYDYYQPELTVSNRYNFAPTCSSADPVEKNDNFTVVQLFAENLDDMLLLTGENFKDKSVEKSAKNLATEDANNRSKMINRISEADRKSTSSRGPNLLNILHDDVVNREEKLRDNIDKESIAGVRPMTDNVPFVEKSDPKIGEDTIDITRVRTTNDNTIFNPSNIPQVESGSGLTPDELDRSHTFNFDNIDLNTGIFSNIENPSTVSVKEIEDLEVPGNPSFVVVSHELETPEGVEGPIPVYTKSDAIDYKTETTSSKNILVHPSLTPPAESVDISQEDLDDNQTIYTTNSDMHVTSLTKDNQACPTCIEKLPTNISDVYCSANAAVKVAIRRLRKARLLIDLNASREVQRLRATVKFTLDPSCSCSLIDSPGTFALIINKENDFVGSHHSSGDHRQTLDNTFNIYGLPIETGVPPEIAEARRSSCSNLEKNQPAGD